A single window of Ferroacidibacillus organovorans DNA harbors:
- a CDS encoding WD40/YVTN/BNR-like repeat-containing protein: MQNHGGVYRTDDGGDHWLSVGAQLPSDFGFPIVGHPRDPERAYVLPINRWPRFAPDHALAVYRTRDGGQHWEPRKSGLPQEAFSSVLRDAFTSDAGEPLGLYFGTTSGAVYGSSDEGEHWRLLAEHLPRIYSVVAVAEE, from the coding sequence TTGCAGAATCACGGTGGGGTGTATCGAACGGATGACGGTGGTGATCACTGGCTGTCTGTCGGCGCACAGTTGCCTTCAGACTTCGGCTTTCCAATCGTGGGTCATCCGCGCGACCCAGAGCGTGCCTACGTGCTGCCGATCAACCGTTGGCCGCGCTTTGCGCCAGATCACGCGCTCGCGGTGTACCGCACCCGCGACGGTGGACAGCATTGGGAGCCGCGAAAGAGTGGACTCCCGCAAGAAGCCTTTTCAAGTGTTTTGAGGGATGCTTTTACCTCAGACGCAGGGGAACCGCTCGGTCTGTACTTCGGTACGACTTCAGGCGCCGTGTATGGATCAAGTGATGAAGGTGAGCATTGGCGCCTCTTGGCTGAACACTTGCCGCGAATTTATTCGGTCGTCGCAGTTGCTGAAGAATGA
- a CDS encoding sensor histidine kinase — MQSKGFYSLRRRLLSFFGLLAILIGLTDFAGSQLVVHQELSVYAEHVRQDQVDDWARILSALYVEHGNSWSFLGSIRSPKSLFPIDGLVLGQTQYSIVSNRRVLVAFPKSTKPHSSWLKSPIVVMDHSVGTLFIRPTVSPSLAQLSHQLFSYFSLLQAFCIIAAIALSTLIAIQVLRRVLRPLEQLTAAAKGIAEHIFDLPIPKGEDREVAEVLNAFRMMQAHLTMAQEARERLLADVMHELRTPMTIIANQIEAVQLGVSEWKDEQLTVLYDEMIRMGAVLNDLQQLSDARAGVWRLNDSWIDLKELIVNVREIYHSEYKMRSITCMIHSDLDSVRVLVDRRRMTQVLVNLLTNAMKFTPDGGWIACSLREIRESGGGIQVAIQDCGPGIAPEHLPFLFERFYRADHSRSRDTGGSGLGLAIVKEIVEQHGGSVFVKSTTGEGSTFGFTLPANRTDRMIV, encoded by the coding sequence ATGCAGTCAAAGGGGTTTTATTCGCTGCGGCGACGGTTGCTCTCTTTTTTTGGATTGCTGGCGATTTTGATAGGGCTTACCGATTTTGCTGGATCGCAACTTGTGGTTCATCAAGAACTGAGTGTCTATGCGGAACACGTACGCCAGGATCAGGTTGATGACTGGGCAAGAATCCTCTCTGCATTATACGTGGAGCATGGCAACTCTTGGTCATTCTTGGGGTCGATTCGCTCTCCAAAATCCCTTTTTCCTATCGATGGACTTGTACTTGGTCAAACGCAGTATAGTATCGTCTCGAATCGTAGGGTGTTGGTTGCCTTTCCCAAAAGCACGAAACCACATTCTTCATGGTTGAAAAGCCCCATTGTCGTGATGGATCACTCGGTGGGTACGCTGTTTATCCGACCTACCGTCTCGCCGTCACTCGCGCAATTGAGTCATCAATTGTTCAGTTATTTTTCTCTGTTACAGGCATTCTGTATTATCGCGGCGATTGCGCTTTCTACCTTGATTGCCATCCAGGTACTAAGACGTGTTCTGCGCCCTTTGGAACAATTGACAGCTGCCGCAAAAGGTATTGCGGAACACATCTTCGATCTTCCCATACCGAAGGGAGAAGATCGCGAAGTCGCAGAGGTGTTGAATGCATTTCGCATGATGCAGGCTCACTTAACGATGGCGCAAGAGGCAAGAGAAAGATTGTTGGCGGATGTCATGCATGAGTTGAGAACTCCGATGACTATTATCGCGAATCAAATCGAAGCTGTGCAATTAGGGGTCAGCGAATGGAAGGATGAACAACTCACCGTTTTGTACGACGAAATGATACGCATGGGTGCTGTGTTGAATGACTTGCAACAGTTGAGTGATGCGCGGGCAGGTGTATGGAGACTCAATGATTCGTGGATTGATCTGAAAGAACTGATTGTGAATGTCAGAGAGATCTATCATTCGGAATACAAGATGCGCTCTATTACCTGTATGATCCATTCGGATCTTGATTCGGTAAGGGTTTTGGTCGATCGCAGAAGAATGACCCAAGTTCTCGTGAATCTGCTGACGAATGCGATGAAATTCACACCGGATGGCGGATGGATTGCGTGTTCGTTGCGTGAAATTCGCGAAAGTGGGGGTGGAATACAGGTTGCGATTCAGGATTGCGGGCCGGGAATCGCACCAGAACACCTCCCTTTTTTATTTGAGCGATTTTATCGTGCGGATCATTCACGTTCAAGAGATACAGGGGGATCTGGTCTGGGGTTGGCAATTGTGAAAGAGATTGTCGAACAACATGGCGGTTCTGTCTTTGTGAAAAGCACTACGGGTGAAGGATCGACGTTCGGGTTCACGCTGCCGGCAAACCGAACAGACAGAATGATCGTGTAA
- a CDS encoding response regulator transcription factor, with product MANVLIVEDEPKTAEILGLFLEQSGHRCSISHDGHAGLGKALTETYDVLLLDHMLPGIDGLKICQTVKSQRDVYVILITAKAGEQDRIDGLNQGADDYVVKPFSLREVLARVNRLVMEREGQRDAPENIKSLIRVGNCVLDSSALSLRSGIHEVVLTVMESQMMKLLMQKCGAVCSKSELANAAGLIVSGELLDDATAHKVTSHMSHLRRKLNQIDSLCLLKTIHSVGYKMVSLASVDRN from the coding sequence ATGGCGAATGTGCTAATTGTTGAAGATGAGCCGAAAACTGCAGAGATCCTGGGATTATTTTTGGAGCAGAGTGGGCATCGATGCAGCATTTCGCACGATGGGCATGCCGGGCTTGGAAAAGCGCTTACCGAAACGTATGATGTCCTTCTTTTAGATCATATGTTACCTGGCATTGACGGTTTGAAAATCTGTCAGACCGTCAAATCACAGCGTGACGTTTATGTCATATTGATCACGGCAAAAGCGGGTGAACAAGACCGCATCGACGGATTGAATCAGGGCGCGGATGACTATGTTGTAAAGCCATTCAGTTTGCGTGAAGTGCTCGCTCGGGTGAACCGTTTGGTCATGGAGCGAGAGGGACAGCGCGATGCGCCGGAAAATATAAAGTCGCTGATTCGCGTTGGCAACTGCGTGCTTGATTCATCAGCACTTTCTTTGCGGTCAGGGATTCACGAAGTGGTCCTGACCGTGATGGAGAGTCAGATGATGAAGCTTCTCATGCAAAAATGCGGGGCTGTGTGCAGCAAATCTGAACTGGCAAATGCAGCTGGGCTGATTGTGTCAGGGGAACTCCTGGATGACGCTACAGCCCATAAAGTAACCTCGCATATGAGCCATTTGCGGCGGAAGCTCAATCAGATCGACTCTTTATGTCTCTTAAAAACCATACACAGCGTGGGATATAAAATGGTTAGTCTTGCGTCAGTGGACCGCAACTGA
- a CDS encoding nitroreductase family protein — METFVAIQSRSSIKKFSDETVHRELVEKCLESATWAPNHRMTEPWQFRVLLGDARIRLTEAIAEQMSALTSGEHEAAPEEHGTLICDRVAVSLKKLGDVRQSLEIEKIRRKLLSAPVIICVYSDQGGDPVTARENFSATAAAVQNFLLCAHDLGLGAIWRTAEYFEGPRVKSFLNVEGGATFVAAIYLGYSDQRQITRRRTSWEKKTLWI; from the coding sequence ATGGAAACATTCGTCGCCATTCAATCGCGGTCAAGCATTAAAAAATTCTCGGATGAGACTGTCCATCGAGAATTGGTAGAGAAGTGTTTGGAGTCAGCGACTTGGGCGCCGAACCATCGCATGACAGAGCCGTGGCAATTTCGCGTTTTGCTGGGTGATGCCCGCATACGATTGACAGAGGCGATTGCCGAGCAAATGTCTGCGCTAACCAGTGGCGAACATGAAGCAGCGCCTGAGGAACACGGGACATTGATCTGTGATCGAGTCGCGGTTTCTCTCAAGAAATTGGGAGATGTGCGCCAATCGTTAGAGATCGAGAAGATACGTAGAAAGCTTTTAAGTGCACCTGTCATTATCTGTGTGTATTCAGATCAAGGAGGCGATCCTGTGACTGCGCGTGAAAATTTCTCTGCGACTGCGGCGGCTGTGCAAAATTTTCTGCTCTGTGCGCATGATCTTGGACTCGGCGCGATCTGGCGTACGGCAGAGTATTTTGAGGGTCCACGCGTAAAATCGTTTTTAAATGTAGAAGGTGGAGCGACATTTGTTGCGGCGATTTATTTAGGCTATTCCGATCAACGACAGATAACGCGAAGGAGAACCAGTTGGGAGAAAAAGACGTTGTGGATTTGA
- a CDS encoding extracellular solute-binding protein produces the protein MKAKWTTWMVALAAGSYCVVNASQGAVQAQTQPIQQVTLWESHNGGPVADAMTYLVNWFNRTHPGIHVTIDVTKASTKALAALAAGNPPVLAEISHYDGSFLNAHALLSLNPYIMGKGGVSAKQMYPSVWSNGEVGNQHYRIMADAKVSQLTYNTKMFRQAGIKSTPETWAQLASDLAIIKRKFPTVVPLAYKDSSAHILPPFLANGGQLFLPGSNQHKTDFLSPAAYETFNYFRTLYAKHEMIFAHGANIRSDFGAGKIAVADGTSAGYEKILEAVHGRFPVGVFAYPKGSSGHTANLVQGLGFVMMMDHTKAQDAAAATFIKWWFRDGPQVYWGEHSGFPPETRSAASHIPASYKATHPGTSVAISELASPYTIPRPVPNAYNEVQSVLDSYFYKAVTGQMSVKMALTQLQQQADAYLSGSAQL, from the coding sequence GTGAAAGCGAAATGGACAACTTGGATGGTGGCACTGGCGGCAGGATCGTATTGTGTCGTGAATGCGTCGCAAGGTGCCGTACAGGCACAGACGCAACCGATTCAACAAGTGACACTTTGGGAATCGCATAATGGCGGTCCCGTTGCAGACGCCATGACGTATCTTGTGAATTGGTTTAACCGCACACATCCAGGCATTCATGTAACCATTGATGTCACCAAAGCGAGCACAAAGGCATTGGCCGCATTGGCAGCGGGCAACCCACCCGTGTTGGCTGAGATCAGTCACTATGACGGATCGTTTTTAAACGCGCATGCGCTATTGTCCCTTAACCCATACATCATGGGAAAAGGGGGAGTGAGTGCCAAACAGATGTATCCAAGTGTTTGGTCAAACGGAGAAGTGGGAAACCAGCACTATCGCATAATGGCAGACGCCAAAGTCTCTCAATTGACGTACAACACAAAGATGTTTAGGCAAGCTGGAATCAAGTCCACTCCCGAGACGTGGGCACAACTGGCGTCAGATCTTGCAATTATTAAAAGGAAGTTTCCGACGGTGGTCCCCTTAGCCTACAAAGATTCTTCTGCACATATTCTGCCGCCGTTTCTCGCAAATGGAGGCCAACTTTTTCTGCCTGGCTCAAACCAGCACAAAACAGATTTCCTTTCTCCTGCAGCTTATGAAACCTTCAATTATTTTCGAACGCTGTACGCCAAGCATGAGATGATATTTGCGCATGGCGCGAATATCCGGTCTGATTTTGGTGCAGGGAAAATTGCCGTGGCGGATGGCACATCAGCAGGATACGAGAAGATTCTTGAGGCTGTTCATGGACGTTTCCCGGTAGGTGTCTTTGCGTACCCCAAGGGATCATCAGGCCATACCGCAAATTTGGTTCAAGGACTAGGGTTTGTGATGATGATGGATCACACCAAAGCGCAGGACGCTGCAGCCGCAACGTTCATCAAGTGGTGGTTTCGTGATGGGCCGCAGGTGTATTGGGGCGAACATTCTGGGTTTCCGCCAGAGACGAGATCCGCTGCGTCGCATATCCCTGCCTCTTACAAGGCAACCCATCCGGGCACGAGTGTGGCAATTTCTGAGCTGGCTTCACCCTACACCATACCTCGCCCTGTTCCAAATGCATACAATGAGGTTCAGTCTGTGCTCGATTCATATTTTTACAAGGCAGTGACTGGACAAATGAGTGTAAAAATGGCGCTGACTCAACTGCAGCAACAGGCTGACGCTTATTTAAGTGGAAGTGCCCAACTCTAA
- a CDS encoding carbohydrate ABC transporter permease gives MSNRWILALRILIAVLFIAPIYWTFVIATGARGAAYSLPPVFLPAFHFHALWVVLTQTSWLRYLFNSMLITSLTIASVLVSSALAGYALAEIRMPGKNAVFYLFLGVMMLPGQALLVPQYVVMFHLHLLNSYAGLILPFTANTSGIFLFRQYFMKLPRSYREIARVENVRTWTYIRRVAVPLARPAVATVTLLTFISSWNQFQWPLIMTDTTAIAPIELALTRYMQTYQANWRELASAALLALVPIIIVFLFTQNHIVAAVAGGEQGSKG, from the coding sequence ATGTCAAATCGCTGGATTCTAGCCCTTCGAATCTTGATCGCAGTCCTTTTTATCGCGCCAATCTATTGGACGTTTGTCATCGCCACGGGCGCGCGCGGTGCGGCGTACAGTTTGCCTCCGGTCTTCTTGCCAGCGTTTCATTTTCATGCCTTATGGGTGGTCTTGACACAGACAAGTTGGCTTCGCTATCTCTTCAACAGCATGTTGATCACTTCGCTGACGATTGCCAGTGTCTTGGTAAGCAGCGCACTGGCAGGTTACGCTCTTGCAGAAATCAGGATGCCGGGGAAAAATGCGGTTTTTTATCTTTTTTTGGGCGTCATGATGCTTCCAGGCCAGGCGCTCTTAGTGCCGCAATACGTTGTGATGTTTCACTTGCATCTGCTAAATTCGTACGCCGGACTGATTCTGCCGTTTACCGCGAATACATCCGGAATCTTTCTGTTCCGCCAGTACTTTATGAAACTTCCGCGCAGTTATCGAGAAATCGCGCGCGTGGAGAATGTGCGTACGTGGACGTACATCAGGCGCGTGGCGGTGCCGTTGGCACGTCCTGCGGTCGCCACAGTTACACTGCTTACATTTATATCTTCTTGGAATCAGTTTCAATGGCCACTGATTATGACGGATACGACAGCGATTGCCCCCATCGAGTTGGCGCTGACCCGCTATATGCAAACCTATCAGGCAAATTGGAGAGAACTCGCGTCTGCGGCTTTGCTGGCGCTTGTGCCGATCATCATCGTGTTTTTGTTTACCCAAAACCACATTGTTGCGGCAGTCGCCGGTGGTGAGCAAGGTTCTAAAGGATAA
- a CDS encoding carbohydrate ABC transporter permease, producing MSVVISRSQRFLRRRAETWVGFGLLMPSILIFLVFFYIPAAFLIYISFFHWNIFTSQSAFVGFENFVILFHQPLFWQSLANSFYYAAVIVPVVTMLSLGLALLLRGGIRSRGGSALRSMVFLPHVTPVVATSIIWIWLFDPQFGLINAVLGFFHLPQPGWLGSTHWAMPAVMIFSLWHSLGLYTVLFLGALSTLPRSVMEAAQLDNAKSWYLFRRVIWPLVSPVTFFVVVLATINALQTFSQIYTLTGGPHGGAGGPAFATTTDSILIYQTAFIYQHFSLASAMSLILFILILVLTLLQKWIADKLVFYR from the coding sequence ATGTCTGTTGTGATTTCACGTTCACAAAGATTCCTTCGCAGGCGCGCCGAAACATGGGTTGGTTTTGGCCTGCTCATGCCGAGCATCCTTATCTTCCTTGTATTTTTTTACATCCCTGCAGCGTTTCTCATTTACATTTCTTTCTTTCACTGGAATATCTTCACGTCACAGAGCGCGTTTGTCGGGTTTGAAAACTTTGTGATTCTCTTTCATCAGCCGCTTTTTTGGCAGTCGCTGGCAAACAGTTTTTACTACGCAGCAGTAATCGTTCCTGTGGTAACCATGCTTTCACTCGGACTTGCGCTGCTTTTGCGCGGGGGAATTCGATCAAGGGGTGGTTCTGCTCTGCGTTCCATGGTGTTCTTACCGCATGTCACCCCAGTTGTTGCTACCTCAATCATCTGGATTTGGTTATTCGATCCACAATTCGGTCTCATCAATGCAGTGCTTGGTTTCTTCCATCTCCCACAGCCAGGATGGTTAGGGAGCACGCATTGGGCCATGCCAGCCGTGATGATCTTCAGTCTGTGGCATTCTTTGGGGCTCTATACCGTGCTGTTTCTCGGTGCGCTCTCTACACTTCCGCGCAGTGTCATGGAAGCGGCGCAATTAGACAACGCCAAATCGTGGTATCTGTTTCGCCGAGTCATCTGGCCGCTCGTGAGTCCTGTCACTTTTTTCGTTGTCGTTCTCGCAACGATCAACGCCCTTCAAACCTTCTCGCAGATCTATACGTTGACAGGAGGTCCACACGGTGGCGCAGGAGGGCCTGCGTTTGCCACCACAACGGACTCGATCCTGATCTATCAAACTGCATTTATTTACCAACACTTTTCGCTTGCATCTGCGATGAGCCTGATCCTTTTTATCTTAATTCTAGTCTTGACACTCTTGCAAAAGTGGATAGCCGATAAACTCGTTTTTTATCGGTGA
- a CDS encoding ABC transporter ATP-binding protein — MDEPLSNLDAILREKMRVDLRHLHEVTHATTIYVTHDQVEAMTMSDRILVMQQGKLEQIGTPNEIYHRPATLFVGRFFGSPPMNALKGKIRVQSGQFEFVSAHHNEKIVMAQPTEAGLDQLLDASPTCWLGFRPEDVEVGKGDGVHLFVTVTYLETLGARTHVHVKWGDDPLVYFIEHQDRIPERNETAWITIPYAAFHWFDERQDRLDIHPSGRTVLSVKNSRRVLAAVNGVEV; from the coding sequence ATGGATGAACCGCTTTCCAACCTCGACGCTATCCTTCGTGAAAAAATGCGAGTTGATTTGCGTCACTTGCATGAAGTGACACACGCAACAACGATCTATGTCACCCATGACCAAGTTGAGGCAATGACGATGTCTGATCGCATCCTCGTCATGCAACAAGGGAAACTTGAGCAGATTGGCACCCCCAATGAGATCTACCATCGACCAGCCACACTCTTTGTTGGCCGATTTTTTGGTTCGCCGCCGATGAATGCGCTGAAGGGAAAGATCCGCGTTCAGTCTGGACAATTTGAGTTCGTTTCGGCCCATCATAATGAAAAAATCGTGATGGCACAGCCCACAGAGGCGGGACTTGATCAATTGCTAGATGCGAGTCCTACCTGTTGGCTCGGATTTCGTCCTGAAGATGTGGAGGTTGGAAAAGGTGATGGGGTTCACCTTTTTGTCACAGTGACGTATCTGGAAACGCTCGGTGCGCGCACACATGTTCACGTGAAATGGGGGGATGATCCGCTCGTTTATTTTATTGAACATCAGGATCGCATTCCCGAACGCAATGAAACTGCATGGATCACGATCCCATACGCCGCCTTTCACTGGTTTGACGAACGCCAGGATCGACTGGATATCCATCCTTCGGGGCGAACGGTTCTATCCGTGAAAAATTCCAGACGCGTTCTGGCGGCCGTAAACGGAGTGGAGGTGTAA
- a CDS encoding MFS transporter, with translation MLRQLDETPIRHFHFRLMIATGMGFFTDAYDLFVIGSATTLLQPIWHLTLLQLSVLNSVSLLSAAVGAIGFGILMDRLGRQKLYGVETVLLILGAILSAVSLNYPMLLFSRLLIGLGVGGDYPASAVIVSEFANRPSRGRLVTLVFAMQGVGLIVGPLITLLCLSSGLQHHVIWRILLGLGAIPALSVLYLRRNLPETPRFTLHVQKKRPPDCRHRWHRGR, from the coding sequence TTGCTTAGACAATTAGATGAGACGCCGATTCGTCATTTCCACTTTCGATTGATGATTGCAACGGGCATGGGGTTTTTCACAGATGCGTATGATCTCTTTGTCATTGGCTCTGCAACCACTTTGCTTCAACCAATCTGGCATTTAACGCTCTTGCAACTCTCTGTGCTAAACAGTGTATCGCTTCTCTCGGCTGCCGTGGGGGCGATTGGATTTGGCATTCTCATGGATCGCTTGGGGCGTCAGAAACTGTACGGGGTTGAGACCGTGTTACTGATTCTCGGGGCAATTCTATCTGCTGTATCTTTAAATTATCCAATGCTGCTCTTTTCCAGACTCTTAATAGGCTTGGGCGTCGGCGGAGATTATCCCGCAAGTGCAGTCATCGTCTCTGAATTCGCGAATCGGCCATCTCGGGGGCGCCTTGTCACACTTGTGTTTGCCATGCAAGGCGTAGGATTGATCGTAGGCCCACTCATTACACTGCTCTGCCTATCCTCCGGACTACAACATCACGTGATCTGGCGGATCTTACTCGGTCTCGGCGCAATACCTGCGTTATCCGTACTGTATCTGAGACGCAATCTCCCCGAGACGCCGCGTTTTACATTGCATGTACAAAAAAAACGACCTCCGGACTGCAGACATCGTTGGCATCGTGGCAGGTGA
- a CDS encoding MFS transporter, with product MATWFLIDIAFYGNGVSSHLILQSTVAHANLIQTTEITFIIFLLTAFPGYLVAARWMDSMGRKPIQGLGFFMMSLLFATICIFPAVIHSTSLFIILYGLSYFFIEFGPNTTTFLFPSELFPTYLRATGHGFAAAGGKLGAFIAALLFPTILNLQNGLVLLFALLAFAASLGFFLTLLLPEPKRRALEDINENLRSGAAHSTYSRIMHSLHNENLDMTIANELRELSNAECILIYRLSEQNHWQQSAISAGQYRLEQAFAEAENERSRITPLLTSCVDQHALIVKNELTQLEATRYGLPSWICSLVAFPLLDSNRCFGILLLLEREPHMFSDERIHKLSLFIHIAAPALAHTSRFLDMKRQAFTDALTQLPNRSGFEHEFETRITSENRMAFVILDLDNFKQVNDTLGHQKGDEALQDVASHLKKAIRARDLVARLGGDEFILLLDNIERPEDTVEFLERLTQSLPLLKWQLGVSAGVSFYPLDGRSYQELYRVADSRLYFVKDSGKGRVNPVDTHGTIPLTLHTP from the coding sequence ATGGCAACTTGGTTTTTGATTGACATCGCCTTTTATGGAAACGGCGTCTCATCCCATCTAATCTTACAATCAACCGTCGCTCACGCCAATCTTATACAGACAACAGAAATTACTTTCATTATCTTTTTATTGACTGCGTTTCCAGGGTATCTGGTGGCCGCCCGATGGATGGATTCCATGGGGCGAAAACCTATCCAAGGACTCGGTTTTTTCATGATGAGCCTGCTCTTTGCCACGATCTGCATCTTTCCTGCCGTCATACACAGCACCTCACTCTTTATCATTCTCTATGGACTGAGTTATTTCTTTATCGAATTTGGACCCAATACCACAACCTTCTTGTTTCCATCGGAATTATTTCCGACCTATTTGCGCGCTACTGGACATGGATTTGCGGCGGCTGGCGGAAAACTTGGGGCGTTTATCGCAGCACTGCTCTTTCCCACGATTCTAAATCTCCAAAATGGCCTTGTCTTGCTGTTTGCCTTGTTGGCATTCGCTGCTTCTCTAGGTTTTTTCCTGACACTCCTTTTGCCTGAACCCAAACGGCGCGCACTCGAAGACATTAATGAAAACTTGCGGTCAGGCGCTGCGCACTCTACCTATTCGAGAATCATGCATTCCCTTCATAATGAGAACCTCGATATGACCATCGCTAACGAATTGCGTGAACTGAGCAATGCGGAGTGCATTCTCATCTACCGTCTAAGTGAACAAAACCACTGGCAGCAATCTGCAATCAGCGCAGGACAGTATAGGCTTGAACAAGCGTTTGCAGAAGCTGAAAATGAGCGGTCAAGAATCACCCCACTGCTCACATCGTGTGTCGATCAGCATGCACTGATTGTAAAAAATGAACTGACTCAACTTGAGGCAACCCGCTACGGCTTGCCTTCCTGGATTTGTTCTCTGGTCGCCTTCCCACTCCTTGATTCAAATCGATGCTTTGGAATCTTGCTCCTGCTAGAGAGAGAGCCGCACATGTTTTCCGATGAGAGAATCCATAAACTGTCTTTATTCATTCACATTGCAGCTCCAGCACTTGCGCATACAAGTCGTTTTTTAGATATGAAGCGGCAAGCGTTCACCGATGCGCTCACCCAACTGCCAAACCGTTCGGGTTTTGAGCATGAGTTTGAAACCCGCATCACGTCGGAGAATCGAATGGCCTTTGTCATTCTTGATCTGGACAATTTCAAGCAGGTCAACGACACACTCGGCCATCAAAAAGGTGATGAGGCCCTTCAAGATGTGGCAAGCCATCTGAAGAAAGCCATTCGCGCAAGAGACCTTGTGGCCCGTTTGGGTGGCGATGAATTCATTCTCTTACTGGATAATATTGAACGCCCCGAAGATACCGTCGAATTTCTGGAGAGATTAACCCAATCATTACCTCTTTTAAAATGGCAGCTAGGCGTGAGCGCTGGTGTGAGTTTTTATCCTCTTGACGGACGATCCTACCAAGAGCTCTATCGCGTGGCCGACAGTCGGCTGTATTTTGTGAAGGACTCGGGAAAAGGCAGGGTGAACCCTGTCGATACACACGGTACGATTCCACTCACACTACACACGCCTTGA
- a CDS encoding Cof-type HAD-IIB family hydrolase: MTVPWLIAIDLDGTLLHPDQTISAMSKETLYRVMASGHTIALATGRPPRAALPYHRELLLTTPLISLNGAILWDETQQEIIAKKTISKSSANDLIERSHALGGRMAVAEIGFECYLLHRFGELGWTDSMTSFFQKAVLGSDPKRQPIEIRRDDGLPDSPCSLLLHVPRSQHERFIKEASQRPMLDVQFRSWREPYEVIEISPSGVSKATAVRDVKNRLRLSLAKTLAFGDEMNDADLLRYADVGIAMANANPQLIPFADQFTASNDQDGVAQYLNTYLLEKTREA, translated from the coding sequence ATGACAGTTCCCTGGCTCATTGCCATCGACCTTGACGGCACTCTTTTGCACCCAGATCAAACCATCAGCGCGATGAGCAAAGAAACACTTTATCGCGTGATGGCAAGCGGCCACACCATCGCATTGGCAACAGGAAGACCCCCGCGCGCAGCGCTCCCCTATCACCGCGAACTTCTTCTTACGACACCGCTGATCTCGCTCAACGGAGCAATCCTGTGGGACGAAACCCAGCAAGAAATCATTGCAAAAAAGACCATTTCAAAGTCATCGGCAAATGATCTTATTGAACGATCGCACGCACTCGGCGGACGTATGGCAGTCGCTGAGATTGGATTTGAATGCTACTTGCTTCACCGTTTCGGCGAATTGGGATGGACGGACAGCATGACATCCTTCTTTCAGAAAGCCGTCCTTGGTTCCGATCCTAAACGCCAACCGATTGAAATCCGGCGCGATGATGGATTGCCCGACAGCCCCTGTTCACTTCTCCTGCATGTTCCCCGCAGTCAACATGAACGGTTTATAAAAGAAGCCAGCCAGCGTCCCATGCTTGATGTACAATTCCGTTCGTGGCGAGAACCCTATGAAGTGATTGAGATCTCTCCTTCCGGCGTATCAAAAGCGACTGCCGTCAGGGACGTAAAAAATCGACTAAGGCTTTCGCTTGCAAAGACGCTTGCGTTTGGCGACGAAATGAATGACGCCGATCTCTTGCGCTATGCCGACGTCGGAATCGCAATGGCAAACGCCAATCCACAGTTGATCCCTTTCGCCGACCAATTCACGGCCAGCAATGACCAGGATGGCGTAGCGCAATACCTCAACACATACCTCCTTGAAAAAACCCGTGAAGCTTAA